CGAGAGAACCGTTGCCTTGTGATTCTGGATCTGCTCGAACATCCCCTCGGGGCTAAAGCGGGGGAAGATGGAGACCGCCGCTCCGAACCGGTAGGGGATCGTGGCCACGGCGGAGTATCCGGCAGCCATGGCGATGGGGGCGGCACTCAGGATCACATCGTTCTCCGTCACGTTCCAGCAGTACTTGCCGAAGCCATCTGGAACGATGAGCGCCTCCTCATTGAAATGGGCTGTCCCCTTGGGCGGCCCTGTGGTTCCAGAGGTATAGAGCAGGACCGAAACATCCATGCGATCACGGCGCACTGGTTCACACTCCGGCTTCCCGCCGTCCACCAGCTCCTGGTACAAGAGATACCCTTTCTGCTTACATGCGGCCTGCTGCTCGGGCGTGCCGCCGATCACGATGATATGCTGTAAGGTCTTGAGATCTGGCTTGGCCTTCTCCAGTTCCTCGATCAGCGCCGCCGCCACGACCACCGCCTTGACCTCGGCATTGTTGAAGACGTGGGCGATCTCGGCGCGGGAGAAGAGCCCGGAGGTCGGTAGGAAGATGCCGCCGATCTTCAGGACCGCAAAATTCGTCACCAGCGCCGGGGGGATATTCGGGGCGCGTAGGGCCACCCGGTCCGCCTCCTCGATCCCCAAGCCCTTCAGGCTACTGCCGAGCTTGTTGACCATGCCGAGCAGCGCCTTATACGGGATCTTTTTATCCTCAAAGAGGATGGCAGCCCGATCCCCTCTCCCCGCGGCCATCTGTTTGTCTAACAGCTCCTCGGTGCTGTTGAATTTTTGCGGGTAGGCCTGGTACTCGGGGAGCTTGTAGACCAAGGTTGGCCAGAGTTCCTTGGGGGGGAGATACCCTTCTGGGATTTTTCCCATGACCCCTCCTCCTTCTTTCTTTAGGCCTTGTTCAACAGATCCTGCAGGACCTCCTCAATGCCGACCAGTCTACTGAGCTCACGATCTGACCGTGGAAAGACCTCGTTGGGGTACCGGTCTGCTTCCTTTTCAAAGACAAGCAGCGCCGGGACCGTCTTGCCGAACTCCTCCTCTAATGCACCCTTGGCGCCGAAGACCGGCCGCTTCGCCGCGGGGGCGCCGGTCACGGCGGCATTATACGTCATGAAGGCAGCCGCCTCCTCCCCGCAGTCCTGGGTCTTGACGTTGACCCCCTTGTCCTTCAACTGCTTGCACAGCTCGAGGGCCTTTGTATTATCACAGGGAAACTGGACCCCGGGCGCATGCTTGCTGCTGTAATAAAACTCCACCTTCATCGCTCTATTCTCCTTTCGCTGAGGAAAGCGGGGGCTCACCCCACCTTGCATAGAGGGACGTGTCAATGGGAACATAAACACATCACGACCGCCGAAGCGGTCGTGATGTGCCTATCATCCCCCGATGAAGAACAGGCTACTCGAGTGGAAAGCCTTTTCGTATCGGAGCCGTCCCCTTGCAGTAATCACACTCCTTGGGCTCGCTCCCCTTGGCAACGATTTTCTGGTAGGGCCAGTCGTTCACCACATCGTAGCCCCAGTACGCCTTCGCAATATGAGGATCGAGCGCCCGGGCGTAGTGGGGACACCCAAAGGGATACGTGTCGGTCGGCCAGGTCCTTTTCGCCATCCTGAATGCCTCCTTTCCTTGCTCCCATGTACACCAAGGTTTGCACGGGGGCGCTCTCGGGTCGAGCGCCCCCGTGACTTCACTTACGACGACGGCTTATAGGGTGTGCCCTCCACGATAAACCGGGCGCGGCTCCCTTGCAGGTCCGCAGCCGTCAACTTCCCGGCGGCCACCAGGTTTCCCCGGACATTCTTGTAGGTCGGTCCATGTTTATTCGCCGGGTCCCGCGCGTACGCCGGGGGGCTCACCTTGTCCGGCGAGGTGTACTGGGTCTTGAAGTCCTTGGTCTGGGCAAAGCCGGGCAGCCGATCGGGCTTCCCCTCGGCCGCGTCCGGGCCCTTTATCCTCTGGCCGTTGGAGTACGTGACGGCGTAGACTGAATCGCAGCCGGCGCACTTGGTCTTGCCCGTGAAGTTCCAGTAGGAAAAGGGGTCCATGTAGTTGAGCACCGAGCACTTGGCACACTCTAAAATCAGGTGACAGTGTTTATAATCTGTCATGCGCATGCCTCCTTCTTGTTAGAGCCTGGTTAGATCACCCCGTCCGCCTCGAGCTCTGCAATCTTGGTCTTGGAAAAGCCACAGAGCTTGCCGAGGATGTACTCGTTGTCGGCCCCTACCGGCTTGAAGGCCCATTTGTGGCGGGGCGGAGTCTCGGACGAATGGAAGGCAGGCCCCTGGCTCTGCAACTCCCCAAAGGACGGATCATCCAGCCACTCCAGCTCCCCCCGGAGGTGGAAGTGCTCTTGGGTCGAAACCTCCTTGGAATTCCAGACCGGCTGGTTGTTGATCCCCTCCTTGTCGAGGATATCCCGGACCTGCTCTTTGGTCTTGTCCTTGGCCCACTCCTCGATTGCCGGGTAGATCTCGTACTGACTCTCTGCCTTGACCCGCTCATCGTGGGCCGTGTACTTCTTCGCCAGGTCGTCCCGCTTGATGAGCCTCATCAGCTTGGCGAAGTCGGCATCGGTGTACGCGCTGACCAGGATGTAGCCCACCTCCAGCTCCTGCGGGTTCTTGGAGTCGGGATACGACGACTTGCCGCAGCCGATGATCCCGTGGACAGAGAGGAGGATGTCCCAGTTCCCAAACCGCTGGGCCACGAGCCCGTAACGGCCATACAGTGCGATGCAGTCGGACAGGTGCCGCTGGGCCCCCTGCACCTGGGAGTACTCCATGAAGTTGCCCTGGCCAGAGATATGGTCACGCCAGTACATACAGGCGATGATCTGGAAGGCCCCCATCATCCCGCCCCAGTAATCCATGACCCAGATGGTCTGCTTGGACGGATTGCCTCCCTTGTCGATTGGCCAGCCGGTCACCGAGAAGCAGCCGCCCTGGGCCTGACCCAGGATGTCGTAGCTCGCCCGCTTCCGGCCGGGGCCCCAGCCACCGAAGCCCCCCAGCCACTGGTAGATGATCCGGGGGTTGATCTGGCTGAGCTGCCTATAGCCGATTCCCCACCGGTCAAAGGTGCCGGCCCGGTAGTTCTCCGCTACGCCGTCGGCCTTGGCGCCGAGCATCCGGACGATCTCCTGCC
The DNA window shown above is from Candidatus Methylomirabilota bacterium and carries:
- a CDS encoding acyl-CoA synthetase, with translation MGKIPEGYLPPKELWPTLVYKLPEYQAYPQKFNSTEELLDKQMAAGRGDRAAILFEDKKIPYKALLGMVNKLGSSLKGLGIEEADRVALRAPNIPPALVTNFAVLKIGGIFLPTSGLFSRAEIAHVFNNAEVKAVVVAAALIEELEKAKPDLKTLQHIIVIGGTPEQQAACKQKGYLLYQELVDGGKPECEPVRRDRMDVSVLLYTSGTTGPPKGTAHFNEEALIVPDGFGKYCWNVTENDVILSAAPIAMAAGYSAVATIPYRFGAAVSIFPRFSPEGMFEQIQNHKATVLSALPTAYRKMHQIPGAEKKYDLSSLRVCTGGGESLTAKTYEDWKEKFGQEIFEGLGTTEMMFVFISSAATKKVKPGSIGPAIPGYEVKVINEEGKECKPGETGQLVARGPTGTVYWRDPEKQQSVVKEGWCRAGDMVTMDEDGYIWFLSREDDLIKSSGYRIGPEEIEDVLVTHASVADAGVVGVLDPMMGQ
- a CDS encoding CoA transferase, with the translated sequence MATMSFEEYCRDVFDPKKAFAKPEPLKGARFLSCTQYILGPSCANYLAELGAEVIKIELPRRGEPMRHTTPFNEPKLYPCSKWLPDVGTGLGFFGANHNEYFISVDFHKPEGQEIVRMLGAKADGVAENYRAGTFDRWGIGYRQLSQINPRIIYQWLGGFGGWGPGRKRASYDILGQAQGGCFSVTGWPIDKGGNPSKQTIWVMDYWGGMMGAFQIIACMYWRDHISGQGNFMEYSQVQGAQRHLSDCIALYGRYGLVAQRFGNWDILLSVHGIIGCGKSSYPDSKNPQELEVGYILVSAYTDADFAKLMRLIKRDDLAKKYTAHDERVKAESQYEIYPAIEEWAKDKTKEQVRDILDKEGINNQPVWNSKEVSTQEHFHLRGELEWLDDPSFGELQSQGPAFHSSETPPRHKWAFKPVGADNEYILGKLCGFSKTKIAELEADGVI